In Nitrospira sp., one DNA window encodes the following:
- the ccmE gene encoding cytochrome c maturation protein CcmE, with product MTPRQKRFSMIGFGLVALGIASALVLNAFNSNLVFFFTPTQVANGEVPKGQSFRIGGMVEAGTLTRENDGLTVHFVMSDTVKRVPVTYKGILPDLFKEGKGAVAQGRLSSEGTFVASEVLAKHDENYMPPEAAEAMAKAKAAGKQSSNTLVVTP from the coding sequence ATGACGCCACGGCAAAAGCGATTTTCAATGATTGGATTTGGCTTGGTGGCGCTGGGGATTGCGTCGGCCTTAGTGCTGAACGCGTTCAATAGCAACCTCGTGTTCTTCTTTACGCCCACGCAGGTGGCCAATGGGGAAGTGCCGAAAGGGCAAAGCTTTCGCATCGGCGGAATGGTCGAGGCCGGGACGCTCACGCGTGAGAACGACGGTTTGACGGTCCATTTCGTCATGAGTGATACGGTAAAACGTGTCCCGGTTACATATAAGGGCATCCTCCCGGATCTGTTTAAAGAAGGGAAGGGTGCGGTCGCGCAGGGGAGGCTTTCGTCGGAGGGAACCTTCGTGGCTAGTGAAGTGCTCGCCAAACACGACGAGAACTATATGCCGCCCGAAGCCGCCGAGGCGATGGCCAAGGCCAAGGCGGCCGGGAAGCAGAGCAGCAACACGCTTGTAGTCACTCCATAA
- a CDS encoding DsbE family thiol:disulfide interchange protein, producing the protein MKRFLLPLAIFVVMVGFLAVGLTLNPREVPSPLVGKAAPDFSLPQLHESDKVFSPKELAGQVWLLNFWASWCNGCKEEHPTLMQLAKSGEVPIYGADYKDTREEALTWLRRWGNPYRLVAVDEAGRVGINYGVYGVPETYVIDKAGKIRYKQIGPVDQDVLEKKILPLVRELQQQ; encoded by the coding sequence ATGAAGCGGTTCTTGCTCCCGCTGGCAATCTTTGTGGTGATGGTGGGATTTCTCGCGGTTGGCTTGACCTTGAACCCGCGCGAAGTCCCGTCACCGCTTGTGGGGAAAGCGGCCCCTGACTTTTCATTGCCTCAGCTGCATGAGTCCGACAAGGTGTTTTCGCCGAAAGAGCTGGCGGGCCAAGTCTGGTTGCTGAACTTCTGGGCCTCTTGGTGCAACGGGTGTAAGGAAGAACATCCGACCCTGATGCAACTAGCAAAATCAGGCGAAGTTCCGATCTACGGGGCGGATTATAAGGATACTCGGGAGGAAGCGCTCACCTGGTTGCGGCGGTGGGGTAATCCGTACCGATTGGTGGCCGTCGACGAAGCGGGCCGGGTGGGTATCAATTATGGCGTGTACGGAGTTCCCGAGACCTACGTGATCGATAAGGCAGGGAAGATTCGGTATAAGCAGATCGGGCCGGTGGATCAGGACGTTTTGGAAAAAAAGATTCTTCCTCTTGTGCGGGAGCTGCAGCAGCAATGA
- a CDS encoding Lrp/AsnC ligand binding domain-containing protein, whose amino-acid sequence MPRKPKSVAASSARATSVLTPPQGVRYGEPQPGPPAIPFTIHAPNAGAPLMSDRAYIMINVSPGLTSSVVKALGQIKAIKTIDPCWGKPDIIVVADVADQDALTQLVLSKIHGIEGVTQTDTHLVYRTPESNAK is encoded by the coding sequence ATGCCAAGAAAACCAAAATCCGTCGCTGCCTCCTCCGCCCGCGCCACGTCCGTATTGACACCGCCGCAGGGAGTTCGCTACGGTGAGCCGCAGCCCGGTCCACCGGCTATTCCCTTTACGATTCACGCGCCAAACGCGGGAGCGCCCCTGATGTCCGACCGGGCCTACATCATGATCAATGTGAGTCCCGGATTGACGTCCAGCGTCGTGAAGGCGCTGGGGCAGATCAAAGCGATCAAGACCATTGATCCTTGTTGGGGAAAACCGGACATCATTGTCGTCGCCGACGTGGCCGATCAGGATGCACTGACACAGCTGGTCCTGAGCAAGATTCATGGCATTGAAGGCGTGACGCAAACCGATACGCACCTCGTCTACCGTACACCGGAAAGCAACGCCAAATGA
- a CDS encoding DUF4340 domain-containing protein, producing the protein MRYWPTLLMLLILAGLGGYLYFVELPAKQSEEKQAVAQQSLLPFPETDITGLTVSTPQGAVEMKRKETKGWAITAPLQTDADTREVQSMIRALVTGKVLRSVEEKPAALAPFGLEQPITTITVSAGALQETLSIGDNGPLSSTLYVHRHSSHSVLLTDLTTKSFVNKTLLTFRRKDLLQFVQADLDRVRLTYPTTEIVLYNLSKNKPKPTWKIRYPIEAEADQTEVRSLLFKLEDLKALGIIDPGPERTTIAKTLTAPKLKITLHTTDGDQTVKLYQPDPDSGEAFAETRPDAPLYRINPLVIKDLTRELFTLQDKRLLGVDYTDIAMLSVKTRDKQYVLINENGQWVFEDQPTEKLSQEAADLLVSRVANLPAEERVTKQPAALAPYGLVAPTAEFVATGRDGKIVGRLTLGSQAGSLIYATGERLQGVFQARPDLLNQIPAKAELLAKSIEKNTSGH; encoded by the coding sequence ATGCGCTATTGGCCCACACTGCTGATGCTGCTGATTCTGGCGGGACTGGGGGGCTACCTCTATTTCGTCGAATTGCCGGCCAAGCAGAGCGAAGAAAAGCAGGCCGTCGCACAACAGAGCCTCCTCCCATTCCCTGAAACCGATATTACCGGGCTCACCGTCTCGACGCCGCAGGGCGCCGTGGAAATGAAACGGAAAGAGACGAAAGGCTGGGCGATCACGGCGCCGCTCCAGACCGACGCCGATACGCGGGAAGTCCAATCCATGATTCGGGCGCTCGTAACCGGGAAAGTGCTCCGCAGCGTCGAAGAAAAGCCCGCCGCGCTCGCCCCGTTCGGATTGGAGCAACCCATCACGACCATCACCGTGAGCGCAGGAGCCCTGCAGGAAACTTTATCCATCGGCGACAACGGCCCCCTGTCGTCAACCCTCTACGTCCATCGCCATTCATCGCACAGCGTCCTTCTGACGGACCTGACGACGAAGAGCTTCGTCAACAAGACTCTGCTGACCTTCCGGCGGAAGGATCTCCTGCAATTCGTGCAAGCCGACCTGGACCGAGTGCGCCTGACCTATCCGACGACGGAAATCGTCCTCTACAATCTGTCGAAGAACAAACCCAAGCCAACCTGGAAAATCCGCTACCCGATCGAAGCCGAGGCGGACCAGACGGAAGTCCGCTCGCTCCTGTTCAAACTAGAAGACCTAAAGGCGCTCGGCATCATCGACCCCGGCCCTGAACGGACCACGATCGCCAAGACGCTGACCGCCCCGAAGCTGAAGATCACGCTGCACACCACCGACGGGGACCAGACAGTGAAGCTCTATCAGCCCGATCCGGACAGCGGGGAAGCCTTTGCCGAAACCAGGCCGGATGCGCCGCTCTACCGGATCAACCCGCTGGTCATCAAAGATCTGACACGCGAGCTCTTTACGCTCCAGGACAAGCGATTGCTGGGAGTGGATTACACAGACATCGCGATGTTGTCGGTCAAGACGCGGGATAAGCAGTATGTATTGATCAATGAGAACGGCCAGTGGGTCTTCGAAGATCAACCGACTGAAAAACTCAGCCAGGAAGCCGCCGATCTGCTCGTCAGCCGCGTGGCCAATCTGCCGGCAGAAGAACGGGTGACCAAACAACCGGCCGCCCTGGCCCCTTACGGGCTTGTGGCCCCGACGGCCGAATTTGTCGCCACCGGAAGAGACGGCAAGATCGTCGGACGGCTCACGCTCGGCAGCCAGGCCGGGAGCCTGATCTATGCCACCGGTGAACGATTGCAGGGCGTCTTCCAGGCCCGCCCCGATCTCCTCAATCAGATTCCAGCCAAAGCCGAACTCCTGGCCAAGTCCATCGAAAAGAACACGTCCGGACACTAG
- the ccmI gene encoding c-type cytochrome biogenesis protein CcmI: protein MIVTFWLVASGLMVVVLGLLLWPLVRRTHTVAAGEQEKRLSVYRQQFVELALDHKNGVLTDEQFQIARREMDRRVLDETGSAELPAAESRPQLNSKAVAVALGLIIPAVSVLLYVKLGNPLAITHPGSSAAIQGSGDGDHLSVSGLDALTERLKAKLEQNPTDGVGWALLARAYVELGRHQEAVPIYEKAMQLIPEDAQMLADYADALGVLNGRKLEGRPEALIQQALKADPRNVKALMLAGTVAYNHNEFGRAASYWEEARAHLPPATDPEAIQEIMAGIAEARERAGGRQAATVVTPSAPAKATAPAGLSLAISGQVTISPGLAAKGASTDTLFVFAKDMNGPPMPVSIVRATRKDLPFTFRLDDSTSPMPSRKLSDMGTVVIVARLSKSGEAMPKSGDLQGMSAPMKPGASGVAIVIDQEIP from the coding sequence ATGATCGTGACTTTTTGGCTTGTAGCCTCCGGCTTGATGGTCGTCGTCCTTGGTCTGCTGCTCTGGCCGTTGGTGCGTCGTACGCACACGGTCGCCGCAGGGGAGCAGGAGAAGCGGCTGTCCGTGTATCGACAGCAGTTTGTTGAGTTGGCGCTGGATCACAAGAACGGCGTGTTGACCGATGAGCAATTTCAGATTGCCCGCCGTGAGATGGATCGTCGTGTTCTCGATGAGACCGGCAGCGCTGAGCTCCCGGCGGCCGAATCCAGGCCTCAGCTGAATAGCAAGGCCGTCGCTGTGGCGCTCGGTCTGATTATCCCTGCTGTCAGCGTCTTGTTGTACGTTAAGCTCGGCAATCCCCTGGCTATTACCCATCCCGGTTCATCGGCGGCTATCCAGGGGAGTGGGGATGGAGACCATCTGTCGGTGAGTGGATTGGATGCACTGACTGAACGGCTGAAGGCCAAACTCGAACAGAATCCCACCGACGGTGTGGGATGGGCCTTGCTCGCTCGGGCGTATGTGGAGTTGGGGCGCCATCAAGAAGCGGTGCCGATCTATGAAAAGGCCATGCAACTGATTCCCGAAGACGCACAAATGCTAGCGGACTATGCCGATGCGTTAGGCGTGCTGAACGGACGGAAATTAGAGGGAAGGCCGGAGGCCTTGATACAGCAGGCCCTCAAAGCCGATCCCCGCAATGTTAAAGCTCTCATGTTGGCCGGGACGGTTGCCTACAACCACAACGAGTTTGGTCGCGCCGCTTCATACTGGGAAGAAGCGCGCGCCCATCTCCCTCCAGCGACGGATCCAGAGGCAATCCAAGAAATCATGGCCGGGATTGCCGAAGCGAGAGAACGTGCGGGTGGTCGCCAGGCAGCGACGGTTGTCACGCCATCAGCGCCGGCGAAGGCGACTGCGCCGGCTGGACTGTCCTTGGCTATCAGCGGACAGGTGACGATCTCCCCAGGCCTTGCGGCCAAGGGGGCATCGACCGACACGCTCTTTGTGTTCGCCAAAGATATGAACGGCCCGCCGATGCCGGTGTCGATCGTGCGCGCGACGAGAAAAGATTTACCGTTCACATTTCGACTCGATGATTCGACCAGCCCCATGCCGTCGAGAAAACTGTCCGACATGGGGACGGTCGTCATCGTGGCGCGTCTGTCGAAATCCGGCGAGGCCATGCCGAAGAGCGGCGATCTTCAGGGGATGAGTGCGCCGATGAAGCCCGGAGCCAGTGGCGTCGCCATTGTCATCGATCAGGAAATTCCCTAG
- the ccmB gene encoding heme exporter protein CcmB, translating into MNQAGLGAVVQAIVRRDLLLAFRRQADVMTTVFFFVIVASLFPLGVSPEPAVLRMIAPGVLWVAAVLSCLLSLGRVFTADHQDGVLEQMVLIPHPLAVLVLAKVFAHWIVSGVPVVVLSLLLGVQFGLEGEALAVLALSLLLGTPTLSLIGSIGAALTLGVRGSGMLVALLVLPLFIPVLIFGAGAVSGTLSGIGAEANLSLLGAYLMAAIPLAPWAAAAAVRIAVE; encoded by the coding sequence ATGAACCAGGCTGGGCTGGGTGCGGTGGTTCAGGCGATAGTCAGGCGAGACCTGCTCTTGGCGTTTCGGCGGCAGGCCGATGTGATGACGACGGTGTTTTTCTTCGTGATCGTGGCGAGTCTGTTTCCTCTTGGCGTCAGTCCGGAGCCCGCGGTGTTGCGGATGATCGCTCCGGGTGTGCTCTGGGTGGCTGCCGTGCTCTCCTGTTTGTTGTCCCTGGGCCGGGTCTTTACGGCAGACCACCAGGACGGCGTGTTAGAACAAATGGTGTTGATTCCGCATCCGCTGGCGGTGCTGGTGTTGGCCAAGGTCTTTGCCCATTGGATTGTTTCAGGGGTGCCGGTCGTCGTGCTGTCGCTGTTGCTCGGCGTGCAGTTCGGTTTGGAGGGAGAGGCGCTGGCCGTGCTCGCGCTGTCCCTTCTTCTCGGCACGCCGACATTGAGTCTGATTGGTTCCATCGGTGCCGCACTGACGCTGGGTGTCCGTGGCAGCGGGATGTTGGTGGCGTTGCTTGTGTTGCCGTTGTTCATTCCGGTCTTAATTTTCGGTGCGGGCGCGGTGAGCGGCACCCTGTCTGGAATCGGGGCCGAGGCCAATCTCTCGCTGCTCGGGGCTTATTTGATGGCGGCGATTCCGCTGGCTCCCTGGGCTGCGGCGGCCGCGGTGCGCATTGCGGTAGAGTAA
- the ccmC gene encoding heme ABC transporter permease CcmC translates to MSESRITWSKYSSPQALYPLAGTLIPWCASAAIFFMAAGLYLGFFVAPTDFQQGDAYRIIFVHVPAAWMSMFLYVVMALWAGLGLGLKARPSFMMAQAIAPTGAMFTFVALLTGALWGKPTWGAWWVWDARLTSELILLFLYLGVLLLHASIDDLRRADRASALFALVGVVNVPIIYFSVRWWNTLHQGASVSMTAAPKMAATMLTAMGIMALGFWMYSAVVTLMRVRCIILERERNASWVQTERVS, encoded by the coding sequence ATGAGCGAATCCCGCATCACATGGTCGAAATATTCCTCGCCGCAGGCGCTGTATCCGCTTGCCGGGACACTCATTCCCTGGTGCGCGAGCGCGGCGATCTTCTTTATGGCGGCAGGGCTCTACCTCGGGTTCTTTGTGGCGCCGACCGACTTTCAACAGGGGGACGCCTATCGCATTATCTTCGTGCATGTGCCGGCGGCCTGGATGTCCATGTTTCTCTATGTGGTGATGGCGCTCTGGGCCGGTCTCGGCTTGGGACTAAAGGCGCGTCCATCGTTTATGATGGCGCAAGCGATCGCTCCGACCGGCGCGATGTTTACCTTTGTGGCGCTTCTCACCGGTGCTTTGTGGGGCAAGCCGACCTGGGGCGCCTGGTGGGTCTGGGATGCGCGGCTCACCTCTGAGTTGATTCTCCTATTTCTGTATCTGGGGGTGCTGCTGCTGCATGCCTCCATCGATGATCTTCGGCGGGCGGACCGGGCGAGCGCCCTGTTTGCGTTGGTCGGCGTCGTCAATGTGCCGATCATCTACTTTTCCGTGCGCTGGTGGAACACGCTGCACCAAGGCGCATCCGTCAGCATGACGGCGGCGCCGAAGATGGCCGCGACGATGTTGACGGCGATGGGTATCATGGCGCTGGGTTTTTGGATGTATAGCGCCGTGGTTACGCTGATGCGTGTCCGGTGCATCATTCTTGAGCGTGAGCGGAACGCTTCGTGGGTGCAGACAGAGAGGGTCTCCTGA
- the ccmA gene encoding cytochrome c biogenesis heme-transporting ATPase CcmA gives MMLETIDLACARGERELFSGLTVTVTPGLLIAIVGENGSGKSSLLRMLSGLLPRERGIIRWNGADIDELNDDYRRQLTYLGHLNGIKDDLTPIENLQISAELFGDDRSATSARGALQAVGLGRQTQSLPTRVLSQGQKRRVALARLWLSKRPLWILDEPFAALDDVGTALLTEQLSRHLVAGGMAVVATHQAVGVREESLCSLRLPG, from the coding sequence ATGATGCTTGAAACAATTGATCTCGCCTGTGCGCGCGGGGAGCGTGAACTGTTTTCCGGCCTCACGGTCACGGTGACACCAGGACTCCTCATCGCGATTGTGGGGGAGAACGGCAGCGGGAAATCGAGCCTGCTTCGCATGCTGTCCGGCCTGCTCCCCAGAGAGCGAGGGATAATCCGATGGAACGGCGCCGATATTGACGAATTGAACGATGACTACAGGCGGCAGCTGACGTATCTCGGCCATCTCAATGGCATCAAGGACGATTTGACGCCGATTGAAAATCTGCAGATCTCCGCTGAATTATTCGGGGACGACCGGTCGGCGACATCCGCCCGCGGGGCGTTGCAGGCGGTGGGGCTGGGCCGGCAGACACAGTCGTTACCGACGCGGGTGCTCTCCCAAGGGCAGAAACGCAGGGTGGCGCTGGCTCGACTGTGGTTGTCCAAACGGCCTCTGTGGATTTTGGATGAACCGTTTGCCGCCTTGGACGATGTAGGAACCGCGTTGCTGACCGAGCAGCTGTCGCGCCATCTGGTGGCCGGCGGGATGGCCGTGGTGGCGACGCACCAAGCCGTCGGGGTTCGTGAAGAGTCACTCTGTTCGCTGAGGCTGCCCGGATGA
- a CDS encoding cytochrome c-type biogenesis protein CcmH, translated as MMRVWTLILALAIPGLVAAQEARPLAENPQAEARLKALAVELRCLVCQNQTLADSNAPLAEDLRREVREMIAKNMSDQEIIDFLVERYGDFVLYRPPLRATTTLLWIGPFLLLAIAGAALVLAVRRRQKTLPEVVVSDADHERVEQLLSDGAKHP; from the coding sequence ATGATGCGAGTTTGGACGTTGATTCTGGCGCTGGCAATCCCCGGTCTGGTGGCCGCCCAAGAAGCGCGCCCGCTGGCAGAGAACCCGCAAGCTGAGGCCCGGCTCAAGGCGCTCGCGGTCGAGTTGCGTTGCCTGGTCTGCCAAAACCAAACGTTGGCGGACTCCAATGCCCCGTTGGCTGAAGATCTGCGTCGGGAAGTGCGCGAAATGATCGCGAAGAATATGAGCGATCAGGAGATCATCGATTTCCTTGTTGAACGCTACGGCGATTTCGTTTTGTATCGCCCCCCGTTACGAGCCACGACGACGTTGCTCTGGATCGGACCATTTCTTCTCCTTGCCATTGCAGGCGCGGCGTTGGTCCTGGCAGTTCGGCGGAGGCAGAAGACGCTTCCTGAAGTGGTAGTGTCCGATGCCGACCATGAACGCGTAGAACAGTTGTTGTCCGATGGAGCCAAACACCCATGA
- a CDS encoding DUF4832 domain-containing protein, whose amino-acid sequence MGFADFHFGFDHPPAPGTYPRSTVAYFRWSWADLEPAEGQYAFDLIDRTIELAKAKGERLAFRVMSEYRSGSPAWLLAKGVPAIAVGGGRFPDYNNPIFLDYHEQLIKALGARYGRSPDIDHVDIGSIGCWGEWNMACCQGVERQCRQYFPTEDAQIAITDWYFKYFPQVPLVMLHNGQLLYATGRGAGWRGDCFGDYGYFGPDWNHMEHAYPPVLQDPVIAAAWTRGPVQFEVCGVMQDWEDKGFDIDRILQQGLDWHISVLNAKSSPVPARWRPKVNEFLKKIGYRLVLRTLSHPAEVRVGPAWTLQTEWENIGVAPVYRPWPLAFRLRNATDDVVAQWTSNADVKQWLPGTRYQIEDTLRIPAQIASGIYRLDVAVLHETGGSALVELAIEGKRPDGWYALSTITIDE is encoded by the coding sequence ATGGGCTTCGCCGATTTTCATTTCGGATTCGACCACCCGCCCGCGCCCGGCACCTATCCGCGCTCGACCGTGGCCTACTTCCGCTGGTCCTGGGCCGACCTCGAACCGGCGGAAGGCCAGTACGCCTTCGATCTGATTGATCGCACCATCGAGCTGGCCAAAGCCAAAGGAGAGCGGCTGGCATTCCGCGTCATGTCCGAATATCGTTCCGGGTCTCCGGCCTGGCTGCTGGCAAAAGGCGTCCCCGCCATTGCCGTCGGCGGCGGCCGCTTCCCCGATTACAACAACCCCATCTTTCTCGACTATCATGAACAACTCATCAAGGCCTTGGGCGCGCGCTACGGCCGATCGCCGGACATCGATCATGTGGATATCGGATCGATCGGATGCTGGGGCGAATGGAATATGGCTTGCTGCCAAGGTGTAGAACGACAGTGCCGACAATACTTTCCTACGGAAGACGCCCAGATCGCGATCACCGATTGGTATTTTAAATATTTCCCGCAGGTCCCGTTAGTCATGCTGCACAACGGGCAACTTCTGTATGCCACCGGGCGCGGAGCAGGGTGGCGAGGAGACTGCTTCGGCGACTATGGCTACTTTGGCCCTGACTGGAATCATATGGAGCACGCCTATCCGCCGGTGCTCCAGGATCCGGTCATTGCCGCCGCATGGACCCGCGGGCCGGTGCAGTTTGAAGTCTGCGGCGTCATGCAGGATTGGGAAGACAAGGGCTTCGACATCGATCGCATTCTGCAACAAGGGCTGGATTGGCATATCTCCGTCCTGAACGCGAAGTCCTCTCCGGTGCCGGCCCGCTGGCGGCCCAAGGTCAATGAGTTCCTCAAGAAGATCGGCTATCGGCTGGTGCTGCGAACCCTCAGCCACCCGGCGGAAGTCAGGGTGGGTCCGGCCTGGACGCTTCAGACCGAATGGGAAAACATCGGCGTAGCACCCGTCTACCGGCCCTGGCCGCTCGCGTTCCGGCTGAGGAATGCGACCGACGATGTCGTCGCCCAATGGACCAGCAACGCCGACGTAAAGCAATGGCTGCCAGGCACGCGCTACCAGATTGAGGATACCCTGAGAATCCCTGCCCAGATTGCGTCAGGAATCTATCGGCTGGATGTCGCCGTCCTGCATGAAACCGGCGGATCAGCGCTCGTCGAGCTCGCGATCGAAGGCAAACGTCCAGACGGCTGGTACGCGCTCTCCACGATCACCATCGATGAATAA
- a CDS encoding heme lyase CcmF/NrfE family subunit, with amino-acid sequence MIPEIGQFALILALCVAAVQGTVPIYGAASGNASLMAVAKPAARGQFLLVLIAFCCLGYAFAQKDFSVLYVAANANSKLPLHYRLAAIWGAHEGSLLLWTFILTLWMMAVTLFSKHLPEAMRARILGVMGLVSLGFLLFMLTVSNPFERLIPAAPDGRDLNPLLQDPGMVMHPPMLYMGYVGFSVAFAFAIAALLGGNLDAAWARWSRPWTTVAWCFLTVGIALGSGWAYYELGWGGWWFWDPVENASFMPWLAGTALMHSLAVTDKRGGFKVWTVLLAILAFSLSLLGTFLVRSGVLTSVHAFATDPKRGLFILVFLAVVIGGSLLLYAWRAPRVGLGGGFELVSREAMLLANNVLLVVAMGSVLLGTLYPLFLDALGLGKISVGPPYFDTVFVPLMTPAIFLMGVGPLAQWKKASLPALALRLRWAFGASVVTALLLPFILGKWTPLLSLGLLLALWIVTTAVVNVRERLTHLEGASLTSRLASVPRSYWGMILAHCGIAVFIVGVTMVKGFEVEQDLRMNVGESAMIGGYTFQFEGAKDYVGPNYIAARGTFRVTKDGRDVTTMYPEKRRYLVQSQTMTEAAIDSGLLRDLYVSLGEPLEAGAWSVRLYHKPFIDWIWGGCLIMAFGGVLAITDRRYRLAWRREQEAAPAVSQPVGAPIV; translated from the coding sequence ATGATTCCTGAAATCGGCCAGTTTGCATTGATCCTGGCGCTCTGTGTCGCAGCCGTGCAGGGCACCGTCCCGATTTACGGGGCAGCATCCGGCAATGCATCACTGATGGCGGTCGCGAAACCCGCTGCACGCGGGCAGTTTCTGTTGGTGCTCATCGCCTTCTGTTGTCTGGGCTATGCATTTGCCCAGAAAGACTTTTCGGTGCTCTACGTGGCGGCGAACGCCAATTCAAAGTTACCGCTCCATTATCGTCTGGCTGCCATTTGGGGAGCCCATGAAGGCTCGCTCCTCTTGTGGACCTTCATCCTGACGCTCTGGATGATGGCGGTCACGCTCTTCTCAAAACATCTCCCGGAAGCGATGCGGGCGCGGATTCTCGGCGTGATGGGCTTGGTGAGCCTGGGGTTTCTCTTGTTCATGTTGACGGTCTCGAACCCCTTCGAGCGATTGATCCCGGCCGCGCCTGATGGCCGCGATCTGAATCCGTTGCTCCAGGATCCCGGTATGGTTATGCATCCGCCGATGCTCTATATGGGGTATGTGGGTTTTTCTGTCGCGTTCGCTTTTGCCATCGCCGCGTTGCTGGGCGGCAATCTGGATGCAGCCTGGGCCCGGTGGTCTCGTCCCTGGACGACCGTCGCCTGGTGTTTTCTGACGGTCGGGATCGCGTTAGGCAGCGGATGGGCCTATTACGAGTTGGGTTGGGGCGGGTGGTGGTTCTGGGATCCGGTTGAAAATGCGTCCTTCATGCCCTGGTTGGCAGGAACCGCGCTGATGCACTCGCTTGCCGTGACTGACAAGCGGGGTGGGTTCAAAGTCTGGACGGTCCTGCTGGCGATCCTGGCCTTCTCGCTCAGTTTGCTCGGTACATTCCTCGTACGTTCCGGGGTCTTGACCTCGGTTCATGCGTTCGCGACTGATCCGAAGCGCGGGCTGTTTATTCTTGTCTTTCTCGCGGTCGTCATCGGCGGATCGTTGTTGCTCTATGCGTGGCGTGCGCCGCGTGTGGGCCTGGGGGGCGGGTTCGAACTGGTCTCGCGCGAAGCGATGCTGCTGGCGAATAATGTTCTCTTGGTCGTCGCCATGGGCTCGGTGTTGCTGGGGACGTTGTATCCGTTGTTTCTGGACGCGTTGGGCCTCGGGAAAATTTCGGTGGGCCCTCCATATTTCGATACGGTCTTTGTTCCTCTCATGACCCCCGCCATTTTTCTGATGGGGGTCGGTCCACTGGCCCAATGGAAGAAAGCAAGTCTGCCGGCTCTGGCGCTGCGGCTGCGCTGGGCGTTCGGCGCCAGCGTCGTTACCGCACTGCTGCTGCCGTTTATCCTGGGGAAATGGACGCCACTGCTTAGCCTCGGTTTGTTGTTGGCGCTGTGGATTGTGACAACGGCCGTCGTGAATGTGCGTGAGAGACTGACCCATCTTGAGGGGGCCAGTCTTACGAGTCGTCTCGCGTCGGTTCCGCGTTCCTATTGGGGCATGATCCTGGCGCATTGCGGGATTGCCGTCTTCATCGTCGGGGTGACGATGGTGAAGGGGTTTGAGGTCGAGCAAGATCTTCGGATGAACGTGGGCGAGTCTGCCATGATCGGCGGCTATACGTTTCAGTTCGAGGGCGCGAAGGATTATGTGGGGCCGAACTATATTGCGGCACGCGGCACGTTTCGCGTGACGAAGGATGGCCGTGACGTGACGACCATGTATCCGGAGAAACGCCGGTATCTGGTGCAGAGCCAGACCATGACGGAGGCGGCGATCGATTCAGGGCTATTACGAGACTTGTACGTTTCGTTGGGGGAACCACTTGAGGCCGGGGCCTGGAGCGTGCGGCTCTACCACAAACCGTTTATCGACTGGATCTGGGGCGGCTGCTTGATCATGGCTTTCGGCGGAGTCTTGGCGATCACCGATCGCCGCTATCGCCTTGCCTGGCGCCGTGAACAAGAGGCAGCGCCCGCTGTCTCTCAACCGGTCGGAGCGCCGATTGTATGA
- the ccmD gene encoding heme exporter protein CcmD — protein MQWNSFNEFLAMGGYGVYVWPSFGVTALCLIWEVLILRRRHAAARTALSQSVVSTGVAS, from the coding sequence ATGCAGTGGAACAGCTTCAATGAGTTTCTTGCGATGGGCGGGTATGGAGTTTATGTCTGGCCGTCATTCGGGGTGACGGCGCTCTGCCTGATCTGGGAAGTTCTGATCCTTCGTCGTCGGCATGCTGCGGCCCGCACCGCACTGAGTCAATCGGTTGTCTCTACGGGAGTGGCATCATGA